From the Sphingomonas suaedae genome, one window contains:
- a CDS encoding phytoene desaturase, with protein sequence MKRAAVIGAGFGGLALAIRLQSAGVETVVIEARDKPGGRGYYWERDGFVFDAGPTVITAPESLEELWSLSGHRMADDVTLVPVSPFYRLNWPDGTNFDYTNDDSILTAEIAKLDPADIAGYRRFLDYSAGVYREGYEKLGHVAFLDFGSMVKAAPALMKYQAWRSVYSMVSTFVKNEKLREALSFHTLLVGGNPMTTSAIYALIHKLERDGGVWFAMGGTNRLVAGMVRHFERLGGKLVLGDAVEEIETLGERATAVRTKSGARFEVDAVASNADIVHSYRDLLKGSRSAQRTAGRLERKRFSPSLFVVHFGIKGTWPGIPHHMILFGPRYKGLLADIYDHGVLSEDFSLYLHHPTVTDPSMAPEGHSTFYALAPVPHMGKSPVDWDEVRPILEKRILDEVGRRLIPDIHERIVTKFSYAPTDFQHDLAAHLGSAFSLEPILTQSAYFRVHNRDSSIPNLYFVGAGTHPGAGIPGVVGSAKATAALMLEQRQT encoded by the coding sequence ATGAAACGGGCAGCAGTCATCGGCGCGGGGTTCGGCGGTCTGGCGCTGGCCATCCGCCTCCAATCGGCGGGCGTCGAGACCGTGGTGATCGAGGCGCGCGACAAGCCGGGCGGGCGCGGCTATTATTGGGAAAGGGACGGCTTCGTCTTCGACGCCGGTCCCACGGTCATCACCGCACCCGAGTCGCTGGAGGAGCTGTGGTCGCTGTCCGGCCACCGCATGGCGGACGATGTCACGCTGGTCCCGGTCTCGCCCTTCTACCGGCTCAATTGGCCGGATGGGACGAACTTCGACTACACCAATGACGACAGCATCCTGACGGCCGAGATCGCCAAGCTCGATCCCGCCGACATCGCCGGCTATCGCCGCTTCCTCGACTATTCGGCGGGCGTGTACCGCGAGGGCTATGAGAAGCTAGGCCATGTCGCGTTTCTCGACTTCGGGTCGATGGTGAAGGCGGCGCCCGCGCTGATGAAATATCAGGCGTGGCGCAGCGTCTATTCGATGGTCTCGACCTTCGTGAAGAACGAGAAGCTGCGCGAGGCGCTGTCGTTCCACACGCTGCTGGTCGGCGGCAACCCGATGACCACCAGCGCCATCTATGCGCTGATCCACAAGCTCGAGCGCGACGGCGGCGTGTGGTTCGCGATGGGCGGGACCAACCGGCTGGTCGCCGGTATGGTGCGGCACTTCGAGCGGCTGGGCGGGAAGCTGGTGCTGGGCGACGCGGTCGAGGAGATCGAGACGCTGGGCGAGCGCGCGACGGCGGTGCGCACCAAATCGGGTGCGCGGTTCGAGGTCGATGCGGTCGCCAGCAACGCCGACATCGTCCACAGCTATCGCGACCTGCTCAAGGGCTCGCGCAGCGCACAGCGCACCGCCGGAAGGCTTGAGCGCAAGCGTTTCTCCCCGTCGCTGTTCGTCGTGCATTTCGGGATCAAGGGCACGTGGCCCGGCATCCCGCACCATATGATCCTGTTCGGCCCGCGCTATAAGGGGCTGCTCGCCGACATCTACGACCATGGCGTGCTGAGCGAGGACTTCTCGCTATACCTGCACCACCCGACCGTCACCGATCCGTCGATGGCGCCGGAGGGGCATTCGACCTTCTATGCGCTCGCGCCCGTACCGCACATGGGCAAGTCGCCGGTTGACTGGGACGAGGTCCGACCGATCCTCGAAAAGCGCATCCTGGACGAGGTCGGCCGCCGCCTGATCCCCGACATCCATGAGCGGATCGTCACCAAGTTCAGCTATGCGCCGACCGACTTCCAGCACGATCTGGCCGCGCATCTGGGCAGCGCGTTCAGCCTCGAGCCGATCCTGACGCAAAGCGCCTATTTCCGCGTGCACAATCGCGATTCCTCGATTCCCAACCTCTATTTCGTCGGCGCGGGGACGCATCCCGGCGCCGGAATCCCCGGCGTGGTCGGCAGCGCCAAAGCCACCGCCGCGCTGATGCTGGAGCAACGACAGACGTGA
- a CDS encoding TIGR00730 family Rossman fold protein: MKRLAIYCGSATPADPVYIDNARFVGRTLAERGIGVVYGGGRLGLMGAVADAALEAGGEVIGVIPQALVDAEVAHRGCTELHVVRTMHERKQAFTDMSDGFVTLPGGTGTMDELWEAMSWAQIGYHANPVGLLNVSGYYDGLIQFVAKMGEVGFLRPQHQSILLIDDTLDGLLDKMAGHVPATTIGQIGSRDL, encoded by the coding sequence GTGAAGCGCCTTGCCATCTATTGCGGCTCCGCGACCCCGGCGGATCCGGTCTATATCGACAATGCCCGGTTCGTCGGGCGCACATTGGCCGAGCGCGGGATCGGCGTCGTCTATGGCGGCGGGCGGCTGGGGCTGATGGGCGCAGTTGCCGACGCAGCGCTGGAGGCGGGCGGCGAGGTCATCGGGGTGATCCCGCAGGCGCTGGTCGATGCCGAGGTCGCGCATCGCGGCTGCACGGAACTGCATGTCGTGCGCACGATGCACGAGCGCAAACAGGCGTTCACCGACATGTCGGACGGTTTCGTCACGCTGCCCGGCGGCACCGGGACGATGGACGAACTCTGGGAGGCGATGAGCTGGGCGCAGATCGGCTATCATGCCAATCCGGTCGGGCTGCTCAACGTCTCGGGCTATTATGACGGGCTGATCCAGTTCGTCGCCAAGATGGGCGAGGTCGGCTTCCTGCGCCCCCAGCATCAGTCGATCCTGCTGATCGACGACACGCTGGACGGCCTGCTCGACAAGATGGCGGGGCATGTGCCGGCCACGACGATCGGCCAGATCGGCAGCAGGGACCTGTGA
- a CDS encoding phytoene/squalene synthase family protein, with amino-acid sequence MAAARESIAKGSKSFAAASKLFDPTTRERAWLLYAWCRACDDIADGQEHGHDASVVADPAAALARIRTLTDRALAGEWTGEMPFDALRIVAQETRMPHRFAHDLIEGFALDAKGWFPRSESDLMQYCYHVAGAVGCMMAVVMGVDPQDDATLDRACDLGLAFQLANIARDIEADDRIGRCYLPMDWMVEMDIPPGQHMKPPFRARLTVMARWLGEFAQAHEESARHGTPALGFRSAWAVLAAAGIYGGIAREVVARGNHGWDHRASTSKAQKLGWIARAFAQSAMRRRLYPPEPRPATLWTRPR; translated from the coding sequence GTGGCTGCAGCGCGGGAGAGCATCGCCAAGGGCTCCAAGAGCTTCGCGGCGGCAAGCAAATTGTTCGATCCCACGACGCGCGAGCGCGCCTGGCTGCTCTATGCCTGGTGCCGCGCCTGCGACGACATCGCGGACGGGCAGGAACATGGCCATGACGCCAGCGTGGTCGCGGACCCGGCGGCGGCACTGGCACGCATCCGCACGTTGACCGATCGCGCACTCGCGGGCGAGTGGACCGGCGAAATGCCGTTCGACGCGCTGCGCATCGTCGCGCAGGAAACGCGGATGCCGCATCGCTTCGCCCACGATTTGATCGAGGGCTTTGCGCTCGATGCCAAGGGCTGGTTCCCGCGTTCCGAGAGCGACCTGATGCAATATTGCTATCATGTCGCGGGCGCGGTCGGGTGCATGATGGCGGTGGTGATGGGGGTCGATCCGCAGGACGATGCGACGCTCGATCGCGCCTGCGATCTCGGCCTCGCCTTTCAGCTCGCCAATATCGCCCGCGATATCGAGGCGGACGACCGGATCGGCCGCTGTTACCTGCCGATGGACTGGATGGTCGAGATGGACATCCCGCCCGGCCAGCATATGAAGCCGCCTTTTCGCGCGCGCCTCACCGTCATGGCGCGCTGGCTGGGCGAATTTGCACAGGCGCATGAGGAAAGTGCGCGGCACGGCACGCCCGCGCTCGGCTTTCGCTCGGCCTGGGCGGTGCTGGCGGCGGCGGGCATCTATGGCGGCATCGCGCGCGAGGTTGTGGCGCGCGGCAACCATGGCTGGGACCATCGCGCCAGCACGAGCAAGGCGCAGAAACTGGGCTGGATCGCGCGGGCGTTCGCACAGTCGGCGATGCGGCGGCGGCTCTACCCGCCCGAACCGCGCCCCGCGACTTTGTGGACGCGCCCGCGTTAA
- a CDS encoding L,D-transpeptidase family protein, translating to MSAVGAEEILLRNGQWTWIEDAAYQRAGGASGVTILISLPGQVAYIYRDGVLIAASTVSTGKKGKGTPAGEFTILQKRVHHRSNLYSNAPMPFMQRLTWDGIALHAGHLPGYPASHGCIRFPREFAKRLYAITELGTAVSVVGYEIEDPRVRRGVPRLAPEQVAKRPEAPFLRPDFAAFRTGAFDVVTSSNDIIIPAVADQSVSPEGVVFAPMEPVVQKVPRRRR from the coding sequence GTGTCAGCGGTCGGCGCCGAAGAGATTCTGCTCCGCAACGGCCAATGGACCTGGATCGAGGACGCCGCCTATCAGCGCGCGGGGGGCGCATCGGGCGTCACGATCCTCATCAGCCTTCCCGGCCAGGTCGCCTATATCTATCGCGACGGCGTGCTGATCGCGGCCTCGACCGTCTCGACGGGCAAGAAGGGCAAGGGCACCCCGGCGGGCGAGTTCACCATCCTGCAAAAGCGGGTGCATCACCGCTCCAACCTCTACAGCAACGCACCGATGCCGTTCATGCAGCGGCTGACCTGGGATGGCATCGCGCTCCATGCCGGGCATCTGCCGGGCTACCCCGCCTCGCACGGCTGCATCCGCTTCCCGCGCGAATTCGCCAAGCGGCTCTATGCGATCACCGAGCTAGGCACCGCGGTATCGGTGGTCGGCTATGAGATCGAGGATCCCCGGGTACGGCGCGGCGTGCCGCGTCTGGCCCCCGAACAGGTGGCAAAGCGACCCGAAGCCCCATTCCTGCGCCCCGATTTTGCGGCATTTCGCACCGGCGCGTTCGATGTGGTGACGTCGAGCAACGACATCATCATCCCGGCGGTGGCCGACCAGTCGGTGTCACCCGAGGGCGTGGTTTTCGCGCCGATGGAACCGGTGGTTCAGAAGGTGCCGCGGCGGCGGCGGTAA